In Opitutaceae bacterium TAV5, one genomic interval encodes:
- a CDS encoding alpha-L-rhamnosidase: MTPIPTDGAQLLQLARWIGMPEPLRARHAPLFRREFSIAAHIRSARLAICGLGCHEAFINGQRVGDHVLDPAQTDYDIRTFFVMHDVTRLLRPGANTLGVMLGDGWFNQDLVWRRDMSYGTPRLIATLEVHLKDGSRFTLITDEDWRCARGPITSNNLYAGENYDARLEQIGWNENGFDTAKPRHASQWFASEIVPPPGGRLEEQTIPPMKTIEEIRPRTIHEPQPGYRVVDMGQNFSGWARIRVTAPAGTCIRLRFAEALFENGMVDTASTGVFATGVEQIDTYICKGGGPEETWEPGFTYHGFRYIEIVGWPGPLPANAVTGIVVHTALATAGAFTCPDERLNQLQRMALWTHRSNLHGFPEDCPARERCGWLGDAHLVCDYSFYTFSGAAFWEKYLGDIETTRHLNGGLPLMIAPGRRSGGAASPDWMVALILIPWSHYVFYGNRAILERHWDGMLAVMAHLESLSVDGLLPHGLGDWFDPGVSAQPRYTPPVLTSTLLFGQCARIMAEAAALLGHQQEARRHARLVDAIRAALHKTHYNRADHTFGSQTADAMALQLGFAPPGEEQAIADSLACDARDTHALHVTTGIMGIRYLFEALTRHGHGDVALALMHQDSYPSFGDLIRRGATTLWEYWGEAEVDARHGARSLNHPMFAGYGNWFFNTLAGIRPDPGHPGFKRFFLEPHPVPGLQWVNAHHDCPHGRIVSNWKNESGKFSWEVTVPQGTVALARLPWTGESLELAAGGHKIVRTAP; this comes from the coding sequence ATGACACCCATACCAACCGACGGCGCTCAACTCCTTCAACTGGCCAGGTGGATTGGCATGCCGGAACCACTACGGGCGCGCCATGCGCCGCTCTTCCGACGGGAATTTTCCATTGCTGCCCACATCCGTTCGGCCCGCCTCGCCATCTGCGGATTAGGCTGCCACGAAGCCTTCATCAACGGGCAACGTGTCGGCGACCATGTCCTGGACCCGGCGCAGACGGATTACGACATCCGTACATTTTTCGTCATGCACGATGTCACCCGCCTGCTTCGCCCCGGGGCCAACACCCTCGGCGTGATGCTCGGCGACGGCTGGTTCAATCAGGATCTCGTCTGGCGCCGCGATATGTCTTACGGAACCCCCCGCCTGATCGCCACACTGGAGGTTCACCTGAAAGACGGCTCCCGGTTTACACTCATCACCGACGAAGACTGGCGCTGCGCACGCGGTCCCATCACCAGCAACAACCTCTACGCAGGCGAAAATTACGATGCCCGCCTGGAGCAGATCGGATGGAACGAAAACGGATTCGACACGGCAAAACCCAGGCACGCCTCGCAATGGTTTGCCTCCGAAATCGTTCCCCCTCCCGGCGGACGGCTTGAGGAACAAACGATTCCTCCGATGAAAACCATCGAGGAAATCCGCCCCCGTACGATCCACGAACCGCAACCCGGCTACCGCGTCGTTGATATGGGGCAGAATTTTTCGGGCTGGGCGCGCATCCGCGTCACCGCCCCCGCCGGGACCTGCATCCGGTTGCGCTTTGCCGAGGCTCTTTTCGAGAACGGCATGGTGGACACCGCCAGCACCGGTGTCTTTGCCACGGGCGTCGAGCAAATCGACACCTACATCTGCAAGGGCGGTGGCCCGGAGGAGACCTGGGAGCCAGGGTTTACGTATCACGGATTTCGTTACATTGAAATTGTCGGCTGGCCCGGCCCGCTCCCCGCCAACGCCGTCACCGGCATCGTCGTCCACACCGCGCTGGCGACCGCCGGGGCATTCACCTGCCCGGACGAGCGCCTCAACCAACTGCAACGCATGGCGCTCTGGACGCACCGCAGCAACCTCCACGGTTTCCCCGAGGATTGCCCGGCGCGCGAACGCTGCGGCTGGCTGGGCGACGCCCACCTCGTCTGCGACTATTCCTTCTACACCTTCTCCGGCGCAGCCTTCTGGGAAAAATATCTCGGTGACATCGAAACCACCCGCCACCTCAATGGCGGACTTCCCCTCATGATCGCACCGGGCAGGCGCTCGGGCGGAGCGGCCAGTCCCGACTGGATGGTGGCCCTGATCCTGATCCCCTGGAGCCATTATGTTTTTTACGGAAACCGCGCGATACTCGAACGTCATTGGGACGGCATGCTCGCCGTCATGGCTCATCTTGAGAGTCTCTCTGTCGACGGACTGCTTCCCCATGGCCTCGGCGACTGGTTTGATCCCGGCGTCAGCGCCCAGCCCCGTTACACACCGCCGGTCCTGACCTCCACGCTTCTTTTCGGTCAATGCGCCCGCATCATGGCGGAAGCCGCCGCGCTCCTCGGCCATCAACAGGAAGCCCGCCGCCATGCCCGGCTGGTGGATGCAATCCGCGCCGCGCTCCATAAAACCCATTACAACCGCGCCGATCACACCTTTGGCTCGCAAACCGCCGACGCGATGGCGCTGCAACTCGGCTTTGCCCCTCCCGGCGAGGAGCAAGCCATCGCCGACAGCCTGGCCTGCGACGCCCGTGATACGCACGCCCTGCATGTGACAACAGGCATCATGGGCATCCGCTACCTCTTCGAGGCGCTGACCCGCCACGGGCATGGCGATGTCGCCCTCGCGCTGATGCACCAGGACTCTTACCCGAGTTTCGGAGACCTGATCCGGCGGGGAGCGACCACGTTGTGGGAATACTGGGGGGAGGCGGAAGTCGATGCCCGGCACGGCGCCCGTTCGCTCAACCACCCGATGTTCGCCGGATACGGTAACTGGTTTTTCAATACCCTGGCCGGCATCCGACCCGATCCCGGGCATCCCGGCTTCAAACGCTTCTTTCTCGAACCCCATCCCGTCCCCGGCCTGCAATGGGTAAACGCTCATCACGACTGCCCCCACGGACGCATCGTCAGCAACTGGAAAAATGAATCGGGCAAATTTTCGTGGGAGGTGACCGTCCCGCAAGGAACGGTGGCCCTCGCCCGGCTGCCGTGGACCGGAGAGTCTCTTGAACTGGCGGCAGGCGGTCACAAAATCGTTCGCACCGCCCCATGA
- a CDS encoding arabinose isomerase gives MSTTNTTPAPLSTAPAPRIARLHPLTARAGLVGIGHHVYWPQFPGLLDEMIRKQAHVRQRIESHGVTVSDFGMLDTAQAAYDVVPRIKAADIDILFVDMVTYGTSSTFGILCREINVPIVLVAIQPLAAMDYPNGTTFMQLCNDDFCSVPEFTGVAIRFGRKPPPVILGHEKDDPVAEAELKSWCGIAKVLHSLRKARLGLMGHVLESMLDMHTDPTAITAAFGPHVVLVEPGDIHKHYRAPDASAVEKWKEKILEFFDTPDPKSDPLTEKLTAADLDTAARAAVALEGLIADKKLDGLAYYYEAEPGSELRTLVTNLIVGNSLLTGAGFPMCGEFDIKTCVAMMIMDRLDIGGSFAEFHPVDFAMDSVLVGHDGPHHINIAASKPVIRSLKKYHGKPGSGAGVEFQIKEGPITMLSIGQKADGKFKFVIAEGESARRPIPPTGNTNTHGIFKPDVRTFLKRWVAEGPTHHFALGVGHHAAELVEIAKILNLDYAVVTPLEREL, from the coding sequence ATGAGCACCACCAACACCACTCCCGCTCCCCTTTCCACCGCACCGGCCCCGCGCATCGCACGCCTGCATCCGTTGACTGCCCGCGCCGGCCTCGTCGGCATCGGCCATCACGTTTACTGGCCGCAATTCCCCGGGCTTCTCGACGAGATGATCCGCAAACAGGCCCACGTCCGCCAGCGCATCGAATCGCATGGCGTCACGGTCTCCGACTTCGGCATGCTCGACACCGCCCAGGCCGCCTACGATGTCGTCCCGCGTATCAAGGCCGCCGACATCGACATCCTCTTCGTGGACATGGTCACCTACGGCACCTCCTCGACCTTCGGCATCCTCTGCCGCGAGATCAACGTGCCCATCGTGCTCGTCGCCATCCAGCCCCTCGCCGCGATGGATTATCCCAACGGCACGACGTTCATGCAGCTCTGCAACGACGACTTCTGCTCCGTGCCCGAGTTCACGGGAGTTGCCATCCGCTTCGGACGCAAACCGCCCCCCGTCATCCTCGGTCACGAAAAGGACGACCCCGTCGCCGAAGCCGAACTCAAAAGCTGGTGCGGCATCGCCAAGGTCCTTCACTCGCTCCGCAAGGCCCGCCTCGGTCTCATGGGTCACGTTCTCGAGTCGATGCTCGACATGCACACCGACCCGACCGCCATCACCGCGGCCTTCGGTCCCCACGTCGTCCTCGTCGAACCCGGCGACATCCACAAACACTACCGCGCGCCCGACGCCTCCGCCGTTGAAAAGTGGAAGGAAAAAATCCTCGAATTTTTCGACACGCCCGATCCGAAGTCCGATCCGCTCACCGAAAAACTCACCGCTGCCGACCTCGACACCGCCGCCCGCGCCGCCGTCGCGCTCGAAGGCCTCATCGCCGACAAGAAACTCGACGGCCTCGCCTACTACTACGAAGCCGAGCCGGGCAGCGAACTGCGCACGCTCGTCACCAACCTCATCGTCGGCAACTCGCTGCTCACCGGCGCCGGTTTTCCGATGTGCGGGGAGTTCGACATCAAGACCTGCGTGGCGATGATGATCATGGACCGCCTCGACATCGGCGGCAGCTTTGCCGAGTTCCATCCCGTCGATTTTGCGATGGACAGCGTTCTTGTCGGCCACGACGGCCCCCACCACATCAACATCGCCGCGAGCAAACCCGTCATCCGCAGCCTCAAAAAATACCATGGCAAACCCGGCAGCGGCGCCGGCGTCGAGTTCCAGATCAAGGAAGGCCCGATCACGATGCTCTCGATCGGCCAGAAAGCCGACGGCAAGTTCAAGTTCGTGATTGCCGAGGGCGAGTCCGCCCGCCGCCCGATTCCACCGACCGGCAACACCAACACGCACGGCATTTTCAAGCCCGACGTGCGCACCTTCCTCAAACGCTGGGTCGCCGAAGGCCCCACGCACCACTTCGCGCTCGGCGTCGGCCACCATGCCGCCGAACTCGTCGAGATCGCCAAAATCCTCAACCTCGACTACGCTGTCGTCACGCCGCTCGAACGCGAATTGTAA
- a CDS encoding IclR family transcriptional regulator, whose translation MTTVLTLEKSLHVLEAIVRHPEGIGTRPLAQLLGISVATAHNIATTYTRAGYVRQDETTRLFHAGVRLMLLSRHPSYLRSLTNSARAVVHRVAGELNESVMLVTSDHGRLINLEYVPSKQALRVQEPEDMSGVAHGTAFGKLLLAWFSAADLDSYLRQHGLPRHTARTITHEAALRRELAAIREQGFSETHDELCEGISALAVPIRDPWGTVFASLGASAPTVRLNEPAQIRLTLDGLRAAAAEIETLWAHSNPPVASDAPPGNRRGRPRKNPKKNPASSPEL comes from the coding sequence ATGACCACCGTCCTCACCCTTGAAAAAAGCCTTCACGTCCTCGAAGCCATCGTGCGCCACCCCGAGGGTATCGGCACGCGTCCCCTCGCCCAGCTTCTCGGGATCAGCGTGGCCACCGCGCACAACATCGCCACCACGTATACGCGTGCCGGATACGTCCGCCAGGATGAAACCACCCGTCTCTTCCACGCGGGCGTCCGGCTCATGCTGCTGAGTCGCCACCCGTCGTACCTGCGTTCACTGACCAACTCCGCCCGCGCCGTCGTCCACCGCGTCGCCGGCGAGCTCAACGAATCCGTCATGCTCGTGACCAGCGATCACGGCCGGCTGATCAATCTCGAATACGTCCCCAGCAAGCAGGCGCTCCGCGTGCAGGAGCCCGAGGACATGAGCGGCGTCGCCCATGGCACCGCCTTTGGCAAACTTCTCCTCGCCTGGTTTTCCGCTGCCGATCTCGACAGCTATCTCCGCCAGCACGGGCTTCCCCGCCACACCGCCAGGACCATCACGCACGAGGCCGCCCTGCGTCGCGAACTCGCCGCCATCCGCGAACAGGGTTTCAGCGAGACGCACGACGAACTCTGCGAAGGCATCAGCGCCCTGGCCGTCCCCATCCGCGACCCGTGGGGCACGGTGTTTGCCTCCCTCGGCGCCAGCGCGCCCACCGTCCGGCTCAACGAACCCGCCCAGATCCGGCTCACCCTCGACGGCCTCCGCGCCGCCGCCGCCGAGATCGAAACACTCTGGGCCCACAGCAATCCGCCCGTCGCCAGCGACGCCCCGCCCGGCAACCGCCGCGGAAGGCCGCGAAAAAATCCGAAAAAAAATCCGGCCTCTTCACCCGAACTCTGA
- a CDS encoding lysophospholipase, translating to MNRFLMCACFSLVSSGATAASADFVAAADSRIEFSDCLKVIRDVDSGEARVDRVLENARGYRWDAPGARVRFRTDSAAVTVRLRYSARHVGPACNSIGFWRVDGRGDTAAWSFTRPQVDGKKLPYDAELAVRLPVPDTLSGEKAFHDYELILPYGDAVDVLGVEVSSSARWQKPAARPAVRWVAFGDSVTHGFTASSVAGSYPFQVAEAKGWQVINEGIGGRSALAKDGDFLAGVKADVFSVAIGVNNWQGGTELAVFRKNMTELLGRLRAGHPDAPVYVITPLWVPPSWRPKSAKYSLEDYREIIREIVAARVAGGDAHMVLVNGPELIDHDPALFDKVAVHPNDAGFAQMAERLTRAMAALQK from the coding sequence ATGAACAGATTCCTCATGTGCGCCTGCTTTTCCCTTGTGAGTTCCGGGGCCACGGCGGCTTCGGCCGATTTTGTGGCCGCGGCCGATTCGCGGATCGAGTTCAGTGATTGTCTGAAGGTCATCCGTGACGTGGATTCGGGTGAGGCGCGGGTGGATCGGGTGCTGGAAAATGCGCGCGGCTACCGTTGGGATGCGCCGGGAGCGCGGGTGCGGTTTCGCACGGACAGTGCGGCGGTGACGGTGCGGCTGCGTTATTCGGCACGGCATGTCGGGCCGGCGTGCAACAGCATCGGTTTCTGGCGGGTCGACGGGCGCGGAGATACGGCGGCGTGGTCTTTCACGCGCCCGCAGGTGGACGGAAAAAAGCTGCCTTATGATGCGGAACTGGCGGTGCGGTTGCCGGTTCCGGATACGCTTTCGGGCGAGAAGGCGTTTCACGATTACGAGCTGATTTTACCTTATGGCGACGCCGTGGATGTGCTCGGAGTGGAGGTGAGTTCCAGCGCGCGTTGGCAAAAACCGGCGGCGCGTCCGGCGGTGCGCTGGGTGGCGTTTGGCGACTCGGTGACGCACGGGTTCACGGCGAGTTCGGTGGCGGGTTCATATCCGTTTCAGGTGGCGGAGGCGAAGGGCTGGCAGGTCATCAACGAGGGGATTGGCGGCCGCTCGGCGTTGGCGAAGGACGGAGATTTTCTGGCGGGCGTGAAGGCCGACGTCTTTTCCGTGGCGATCGGAGTGAACAACTGGCAGGGCGGCACAGAGCTTGCGGTTTTCCGAAAAAACATGACCGAACTCCTGGGCCGCCTGCGTGCCGGGCACCCGGATGCGCCGGTGTATGTGATCACGCCCTTATGGGTTCCCCCGTCGTGGCGGCCGAAATCGGCGAAGTATTCGCTGGAGGATTACCGGGAAATCATTCGCGAGATCGTGGCCGCACGTGTGGCGGGAGGCGACGCGCATATGGTGCTCGTGAACGGTCCGGAACTGATCGACCACGACCCGGCACTGTTCGACAAGGTGGCGGTGCATCCGAACGATGCCGGTTTCGCGCAAATGGCGGAACGGCTGACACGGGCGATGGCGGCGCTGCAGAAGTAG